From Raphanus sativus cultivar WK10039 unplaced genomic scaffold, ASM80110v3 Scaffold0373, whole genome shotgun sequence, one genomic window encodes:
- the LOC130502005 gene encoding putative two-component response regulator ARR19, whose translation MSIRNITEDGDKTLLLQQEICEISSPLSEFPPSTNVLVVDASLSTLLNMKEIMERCAYQVTAYADAEEAIAFLTNSKHEINIVIWDYHMPGINGLQALAIIGSKMDLPVIIMSDDDQTESVMDAMVHGACHYVMKPVRKEIIATIWQHIVRKRMKSKTGLVPPAVAHDDCSKQEKEEATKKRRRTGIEETQPMQSDLVKSNGSDQDSDDSRSVSNYNCEQSINNKNARYFKKSRMTWTGDLQEKFLEAIKIVGGPKKASPKIILKCLQDLNIKGLTRNNVSSHLQKHRLSLEQNQIPQQFPETDWSSLCRPSPFLGMNNGFIAPSSFMNGPAVYPVQENQYQNGYLSMNNNHFVTNNMPGLSYFNNDHHLQQQHQQRQYQLPNQVNNMMRRNEPQQAYNGIGLTDLESSTYPSLPNDLNEFLFDGYNFGN comes from the exons ATGTCTATAAGAAATATAACTGAGGATGGAGATAAAACTCTCTTACTGCAGCAAGAAATTTGTGAAATCAGCTCTCCTCTCAGTGAATTTCCGCCGAGTACTAATGTTCTGGTTGTCGACGCCAGTCTCAGCACTTTACTTAATATGAAAGAAATCATGGAACGCTGTGCCTATCAAG TGACAGCTTATGCGGACGCAGAAGAAGCCATTGCGTTTCTGACAAACTCTAAACATGAGATTAATATTGTAATTTGGGATTATCATATGCCTGGAATTAATGGACTCCAAGCTCTCGCAATCATTGGTTCAAAGATGGATCTTCCTGTAATAA TTATGTCAGATGACGATCAAACAGAATCAGTGATGGACGCAATGGTACATGGTGCATGCCACTATGTTATGAAACCCGTTAGAAAAGAGATCATAGCCACCATATGGCAACACATTGTACGCAAGAGGATGAAATCTAAAACCGGTTTAGTTCCACCGGCTGTGGCTCATGATGACTGTTCAAAGCAAGAAAAAGAGGAAGCAACAAAGAAACGAAGAAGGACAGGTATAGAAGAAACTCAACCAATGCAATCAGATTTGGTTAAGAGTAACGGCTCAGACCAAGACAGCGACGATTCAAGGAGCGTAAGCAATTACAACTGTGAACAAagcataaataataaaaatgcgAGATATTTCAAGAAATCGCGGATGACGTGGACTGGAGATCTTCAAGAGAAATTTCTCGAAGCCATCAAAATAGTTGGTGGGCCTAAAA AAGCTAGTCCAAAGATAATTCTCAAATGCTTGCAAGACCTGAATATCAAAGGACTCACTAGAAACAATGTGTCCAGTCATCTTCAG AAACATCGTCTAAGTCTTGAACAGAACCAAATTCCTCAACAGTTTCCAGAGACTGATTGGTCTAGTTTGTGTAGACCTTCGCCTTTCTTAGGTATGAACAATGGTTTCATTGCACCATCATCCTTTATGAATGGTCCAGCTGTTTACCCGGTCCAGGAAAATCAATATCAAAATGGTTACTTGTCAATGAACAACAACCACTTCGTTACCAATAATATGCCTGGTTTGTCCTACTTTAACAATGATCACCATCTCCAGCAGCAGCATCAACAACGACAATATCAGCTTCCAAATCAGGTGAATAACATGATGAGAAGGAATGAACCTCAACAAGCTTATAATGGCATTGGTTTAACAGATCTCGAGTCCTCAACTTATCCAAGTTTGCCTAACGATCTAAACGAGTTTCTATTCGATGGCTACAATTTTGGTAACTGA